One stretch of Xanthomonas sp. DAR 35659 DNA includes these proteins:
- a CDS encoding family 43 glycosylhydrolase produces MFKAVAALALLACTGLVSAQAPGQRSYANPIDLDYRYNFEQLNEGISYRTGADPVFVRFGDAYYLFQTLADGYWRSSNLLDWRFVTPSRWPFESVVAPAVVVDGDRLVIMQSAFEPRPLLQTRDPASGTLDFLTRLLPKLPHAQPIGTEMKGRPLSDVPPGPWDPDLFIDDDGQWYLYWGSSDRYPLYGIAMDRSAQGFAFRGAPTPLLALDPAQHGWERFGPDHRGARFPDGSLIGSYLEGAWMTKTGGRYYLQYGAPGSEYNAYANGVYVGEHPLGPFVYAPYNPVAYKPGGFMQGAGHGSTFQDAHGNWWNSGTAWIGANWTFERRIVLFPAAFAADGQMRVSTRFGDFPHWMPDGPVADPEALFTGWMLLSYRKPASASSTLEDFDAARATDEDPRSYWVAARNAPGETLTVDLGGERSVRAVQVNFADYRAGRYGDAPDIYTVFRLQHSRDGRHWLPLAEVGDGADHRDRPNAYLPLPAPVRTRYIRYVHGHVGAAHLAISDLRVFGNADGAPPPAPTQVVAQRDSDRRNAHVRWRAVPGAVGYNVRWGLRADRLTLTYQVFADRGTDLEIRALNRDQRYVFAVEAFDERGVSPLSATVAVP; encoded by the coding sequence ATGTTCAAAGCAGTCGCAGCGCTGGCCTTGCTGGCGTGCACCGGCCTGGTCTCGGCGCAAGCGCCGGGCCAGCGCAGCTACGCCAATCCGATCGACCTGGATTACCGCTACAACTTCGAACAGCTCAACGAAGGCATTTCCTACCGCACCGGCGCCGACCCGGTGTTCGTGCGCTTCGGCGACGCGTACTACCTGTTCCAGACCCTGGCCGATGGCTATTGGCGCTCCAGCAACCTGCTCGACTGGCGGTTCGTGACGCCCAGCCGCTGGCCGTTCGAGAGCGTCGTCGCGCCGGCGGTGGTCGTCGACGGCGATCGCCTGGTGATCATGCAATCGGCGTTCGAACCGCGTCCACTGCTGCAGACCCGCGATCCGGCCAGCGGCACGCTCGACTTCCTGACCCGGCTGCTGCCCAAGCTGCCGCACGCCCAACCGATCGGCACCGAGATGAAGGGCCGGCCGCTCAGCGACGTGCCGCCCGGCCCCTGGGATCCGGACCTGTTCATCGACGACGACGGCCAGTGGTACCTGTACTGGGGCTCGTCCGACCGCTACCCGCTGTACGGCATCGCGATGGACCGCAGCGCGCAGGGATTCGCCTTCCGCGGCGCGCCGACGCCGCTGCTCGCGCTGGACCCGGCGCAGCATGGCTGGGAGCGCTTCGGCCCCGATCACCGCGGCGCGCGCTTCCCCGACGGCAGCCTGATCGGCAGCTACCTGGAAGGCGCGTGGATGACCAAGACCGGCGGCCGTTACTACCTGCAGTACGGCGCGCCCGGCAGCGAGTACAACGCCTATGCCAACGGCGTGTACGTCGGCGAACACCCACTGGGCCCGTTCGTCTACGCGCCCTACAATCCGGTGGCGTACAAGCCTGGCGGCTTCATGCAGGGCGCCGGCCACGGCTCCACCTTCCAGGACGCGCACGGCAATTGGTGGAACAGCGGCACCGCCTGGATCGGCGCCAACTGGACCTTCGAACGGCGCATCGTGCTGTTCCCGGCCGCGTTCGCCGCCGATGGGCAGATGCGCGTGTCGACCCGCTTCGGCGATTTCCCGCACTGGATGCCGGACGGCCCGGTCGCCGACCCGGAGGCGCTGTTCACCGGCTGGATGCTGCTGTCCTACCGCAAGCCGGCCAGCGCCTCGTCCACCCTGGAGGATTTCGACGCCGCCCGCGCCACCGACGAGGATCCACGCAGCTACTGGGTCGCCGCGCGCAACGCGCCCGGCGAGACCCTCACCGTCGACCTGGGCGGCGAACGCAGCGTGCGCGCGGTGCAGGTCAACTTCGCCGACTACCGCGCCGGCCGCTACGGCGACGCGCCGGACATCTACACCGTCTTCCGGTTGCAGCACTCGCGCGATGGCCGCCACTGGCTGCCGCTGGCCGAGGTCGGCGACGGCGCCGACCACCGCGACCGGCCCAACGCCTACCTGCCGCTGCCAGCGCCCGTGCGCACCCGCTACATCCGCTATGTGCATGGCCATGTCGGCGCCGCCCATCTGGCGATCAGCGATCTGCGCGTGTTCGGCAATGCCGACGGCGCTCCGCCACCGGCGCCCACGCAGGTCGTCGCACAGCGCGACAGCGACCGCCGCAACGCCCACGTGCGCTGGCGGGCGGTACCCGGCGCGGTCGGCTACAACGTGCGCTGGGGCCTGCGCGCCGACCGCCTGACGCTCACCTACCAGGTGTTCGCCGACCGTGGCACCGATCTGGAGATCCGCGCGCTCAACCGCGACCAACGCTACGTGTTCGCGGTGGAGGCCTTCGACGAACGCGGTGTCTCGCCGCTGAGCGCGACCGTCGCCGTGCCTTGA